In Thalassotalea fonticola, a single genomic region encodes these proteins:
- a CDS encoding malic enzyme-like NAD(P)-binding protein has translation MRIVEILLVEAPHKPGYMAKVLGVIGEFGATVEGLNAVRRLDKDTIWEVTVEYDDSLSIDALSEQINLLPDTFITGKSDRVFDRHKQGKIQTVSRISIDSLEILRDLYTPGVARVCQAIQQTPSKIKEFTNIQNTVAIVTNGTAILGLGDIGPEAGLPVMEGKAAILAEIVGLSGVPILIKEKDPLKIIEIVEAIAPSFGAILLEDIKAPECFTIEDELISRVPKPVFHDDQHGTAMVVLAALLSATKQTGVDLKDKVFGQIGLGAAGMGICNLLLEYGVKQVVGCDLSEEAQKKLRSLGGTPMSLDQVMQTADVVVATTGVKGLIKPEMVREGQIIMALTNPDPEIEPNDALENGALFATCGKVVNNMLAFPGLFKGTLDAGVIEITHQMKIAVSETLSNLARDGALVPASLNKDAHKKVAEAVYQAAIKQKNEFL, from the coding sequence ATGCGCATCGTAGAAATTTTATTAGTAGAAGCTCCACATAAACCCGGGTATATGGCTAAAGTTCTGGGCGTAATTGGTGAATTTGGCGCCACTGTAGAGGGTTTAAATGCGGTTAGGCGACTAGACAAAGATACTATTTGGGAAGTTACCGTTGAATATGATGACTCGTTAAGTATTGACGCTTTATCTGAGCAAATTAATTTATTACCCGACACTTTTATTACCGGAAAATCAGATCGCGTATTTGATCGCCACAAACAAGGTAAAATTCAAACTGTATCTCGCATTAGCATTGATTCGTTAGAAATTTTACGTGACTTGTACACTCCAGGGGTAGCCAGGGTTTGCCAAGCAATACAGCAAACGCCGAGTAAAATAAAAGAGTTTACCAACATTCAAAATACCGTAGCAATAGTGACCAACGGCACAGCCATTTTAGGTCTTGGCGATATAGGCCCAGAAGCGGGCTTGCCAGTTATGGAAGGTAAGGCGGCAATATTAGCTGAAATAGTGGGTTTATCTGGTGTTCCAATTCTAATTAAAGAAAAAGATCCGCTTAAAATCATCGAAATTGTTGAAGCAATAGCACCATCCTTTGGCGCAATTTTATTGGAAGATATCAAAGCTCCAGAGTGTTTCACCATCGAAGACGAACTAATAAGCCGCGTACCTAAGCCAGTTTTTCATGATGATCAACATGGTACCGCAATGGTAGTTTTAGCAGCCTTACTATCAGCAACAAAGCAAACAGGTGTTGATTTAAAAGATAAAGTGTTTGGTCAAATAGGTTTAGGTGCCGCCGGTATGGGTATTTGTAATCTGCTCTTAGAATATGGTGTAAAACAAGTAGTCGGTTGTGATTTGAGTGAAGAAGCTCAAAAAAAATTAAGATCGCTAGGGGGCACTCCTATGAGCCTTGATCAGGTTATGCAAACCGCTGATGTTGTGGTTGCAACAACTGGAGTTAAAGGTTTAATAAAACCAGAAATGGTACGTGAAGGCCAAATTATTATGGCATTAACCAACCCGGATCCAGAAATAGAACCAAACGATGCTCTTGAAAATGGCGCGTTATTCGCTACCTGCGGAAAGGTTGTAAATAACATGCTAGCCTTTCCCGGGCTTTTCAAGGGTACATTAGACGCCGGAGTTATTGAAATTACCCATCAAATGAAAATTGCCGTCTCTGAAACGTTATCAAATCTAGCAAGAGATGGTGCATTAGTCCCGGCATCGTTAAATAAAGATGCTCATAAGAAAGTTGCTGAAGCGGTTTATCAAGCTGCGATTAAGCAGAAGAATGAATTTCTTTAA
- a CDS encoding DUF6351 family protein gives MGKRSLTVAIIVVSSLVICSLLFMHTFPNKTFDYRQVKKIAPQTPNTLLNLSQHISKTSRPQEHFNFPIMLGQIGPIDSLYSGPAQYPFYCMTLDSYLGQPLVDNQLGYGVPVYENIEHREKIIGYSKDCSSPSRLSYYHINNDGEIELVNAAQLTAPSTLTNNTKQLLRVEQGTINRFIYTIIMPISAAEINNRLAKSQWNKRLIYQFNGGSGIGYRQGRQRPKSVIERQLQQLLDGYAVISSSGNRTSYTYNMLLAEDTARRVKLQFTSLYGPPLYTVGIGGSGGGLAQYLIAQNSTGILDGIIPLYSYPDMITQTTYALDCDLLNNYFTFRAKKKKSWLDWRRRQSVEGMNALNDFPQRAAYLQPINQVFSGFAPSLPQGNNECINGYFGLSSFINNPKQGFIRDFFHPRVVDNVAWSYWQDLVSILGTDHNGDALSTWDNVGVQYGLTALKNSDISVKEFLDVNRRIGSWKIQKKMKEETLMTPFGRKIPLWLSLWSKQNITKISDKIAPRHQGSVKAMNAAYLSGQVFIGNVDLPIIDVRHYLENDLDMHHVSASFFSRLRIKDANGHAKNQVIWIANKQYSPIKSAFKMMDDWILKMKQSSTDAVSAKPSDLTDSCFADDGEIIDQGENTWNGDWNNKSPGICHKTYPMFSTSRIQAGGSWAGDIFKCKLISVEKAISRGMYGTVDMNIYLEHLNKIFPTGVCDYQQGDLGRPINI, from the coding sequence ATGGGTAAACGTAGCTTGACTGTTGCAATAATAGTGGTCTCTAGCCTTGTCATTTGCTCATTACTATTTATGCACACGTTTCCCAATAAAACCTTCGATTACCGACAAGTAAAAAAAATAGCGCCACAAACCCCCAATACTTTACTCAACTTATCCCAGCACATCAGTAAAACCTCACGTCCACAAGAGCATTTTAATTTTCCTATCATGCTTGGTCAAATAGGGCCAATAGACTCATTATATTCCGGCCCTGCACAATATCCTTTTTATTGCATGACCTTAGATTCATATCTTGGTCAACCATTAGTTGATAATCAACTAGGCTATGGTGTTCCCGTTTACGAAAATATTGAACACAGAGAGAAAATTATTGGCTACTCTAAAGATTGTTCTAGCCCTTCTCGTTTAAGCTATTACCACATTAATAATGATGGCGAAATTGAATTAGTAAATGCAGCACAGCTAACGGCACCATCCACATTAACTAACAATACAAAACAATTATTACGAGTCGAGCAAGGTACTATAAACCGATTTATATACACTATTATTATGCCGATAAGCGCTGCAGAAATTAATAATCGATTGGCAAAGTCGCAATGGAATAAACGCTTAATTTATCAATTTAATGGCGGGTCGGGTATTGGTTACAGGCAAGGCAGACAACGCCCTAAAAGTGTCATTGAAAGACAGCTACAACAGCTATTAGATGGCTATGCGGTAATCAGTTCAAGCGGTAACAGAACCAGCTATACGTATAATATGCTATTGGCAGAAGACACCGCCAGAAGAGTAAAACTGCAATTTACCAGTTTGTACGGCCCCCCACTTTATACTGTCGGAATAGGTGGTTCGGGTGGCGGCTTAGCGCAATACTTAATTGCTCAAAACAGTACCGGCATACTTGATGGCATCATACCATTATATTCATACCCGGATATGATCACTCAGACTACTTATGCGTTAGATTGCGATTTACTCAACAATTATTTTACTTTTCGCGCTAAGAAAAAAAAATCGTGGTTAGACTGGCGACGTAGACAATCAGTAGAGGGGATGAATGCCCTCAATGATTTCCCTCAACGAGCCGCATATTTACAACCGATCAATCAAGTGTTCTCAGGGTTTGCGCCATCGTTGCCACAGGGCAACAATGAATGCATAAATGGCTATTTTGGTTTATCCAGTTTTATTAATAACCCCAAACAAGGTTTTATCAGAGACTTCTTTCACCCAAGAGTTGTCGACAATGTTGCTTGGAGTTATTGGCAGGATTTAGTGTCAATATTAGGTACAGACCATAATGGTGATGCTTTATCGACTTGGGATAATGTTGGCGTGCAATATGGTTTAACCGCATTAAAAAATAGCGATATCTCAGTTAAAGAATTTCTCGATGTTAATAGAAGAATTGGCAGCTGGAAAATACAGAAAAAGATGAAAGAAGAAACATTAATGACACCTTTCGGTAGAAAAATTCCTTTGTGGTTGTCGTTATGGAGTAAGCAAAACATAACAAAAATCTCCGATAAGATTGCCCCTCGACATCAAGGCTCAGTTAAAGCTATGAATGCTGCGTATTTATCTGGGCAGGTCTTTATTGGTAATGTTGATTTACCAATAATTGATGTACGACATTATTTAGAAAACGATTTAGATATGCACCATGTATCCGCTTCATTTTTTTCTCGCCTCAGGATAAAGGATGCCAACGGACATGCTAAAAACCAAGTAATTTGGATCGCCAATAAACAATACTCGCCAATTAAATCAGCATTTAAAATGATGGATGACTGGATCTTGAAAATGAAACAATCATCAACCGATGCAGTAAGCGCAAAACCATCTGATTTAACAGACAGTTGTTTTGCCGACGATGGTGAAATTATCGATCAAGGAGAGAATACCTGGAATGGTGATTGGAATAATAAAAGCCCTGGAATTTGTCACAAAACTTACCCAATGTTTTCCACGAGTCGAATTCAGGCAGGAGGAAGTTGGGCGGGTGACATTTTTAAATGCAAATTAATTTCAGTAGAAAAAGCCATTAGCAGGGGAATGTATGGCACAGTTGATATGAATATATATCTTGAGCACCTCAACAAAATATTTCCAACAGGAGTCTGTGATTACCAGCAAGGTGATTTAGGACGGCCGATAAATATTTAA
- a CDS encoding phosphoheptose isomerase, with protein sequence MLERVKHNFRESIETKIAASEELPIAIEKGGMVMVECLLGGNKILSCGNGGSAGDAQHFSSELLNRYETERPSLPAIALTTDSSTITSIANDYSYEEVFSKQIRALGNSGDVLLAISTSGNSKNVIKGIEAAVARDMKIVALTGNDGGEIAGLLGENDVEIRVPSGRTARIQEVHLLAIHCLCEIIDTTLFPQAEN encoded by the coding sequence ATGTTAGAACGTGTAAAACATAATTTTCGCGAAAGTATTGAAACTAAAATAGCAGCAAGCGAAGAACTTCCTATCGCCATCGAAAAAGGCGGCATGGTAATGGTGGAGTGCTTATTAGGCGGCAACAAAATTTTATCTTGTGGTAATGGCGGTTCAGCCGGCGATGCACAACATTTTTCATCTGAATTGTTAAACCGTTATGAAACTGAACGCCCTAGCTTACCCGCCATTGCATTAACTACTGACAGCTCAACCATTACATCAATTGCAAATGATTATAGTTATGAAGAAGTGTTTTCTAAACAAATTAGAGCATTAGGAAACAGTGGTGATGTTTTGCTAGCAATTTCCACTAGTGGTAATTCTAAAAACGTGATCAAAGGCATTGAAGCTGCGGTTGCCAGAGATATGAAAATAGTTGCCTTAACTGGCAATGACGGCGGTGAAATTGCCGGTTTACTTGGTGAAAATGATGTAGAAATACGTGTACCATCTGGACGTACCGCTCGTATCCAAGAAGTACATTTACTGGCTATCCACTGCCTATGTGAAATTATCGACACCACTCTTTTTCCACAAGCAGAAAATTAA
- the rsmI gene encoding 16S rRNA (cytidine(1402)-2'-O)-methyltransferase, which produces MSQITVNSSTFYVVATPIGNLLDLSQRAIEVLRQVDLIACEDTRHTGRLLSAYNIKNKTLSLHDHNERQRQDYIAELLQQGKSIALVSDAGTPLISDPGFHVVRHLREQNLTVVPVPGACAAIAALSVAGLPTDRFAFEGFLPSKSGARQAKLSELASEPRTMVFYDAPRRAIDTVQDINDVLGGNRQIVIARELTKTFETIHADSAENILAWLDGDPNQLKGEMVLIIEGAHIDPNDIPEVAIKTLKLLLSEMKPKTACAIAAEIHGVKKNALYQIALELK; this is translated from the coding sequence ATGAGTCAAATCACTGTTAATTCTAGTACTTTTTATGTAGTAGCAACGCCAATCGGTAATTTATTAGATCTTAGTCAACGGGCAATCGAAGTACTTAGGCAAGTTGATCTAATTGCGTGTGAAGATACTCGTCATACAGGCAGATTATTATCCGCCTACAATATTAAAAATAAAACCTTATCATTGCACGATCATAACGAGCGTCAACGCCAAGATTATATTGCAGAATTACTACAGCAAGGTAAAAGCATCGCGCTAGTTTCAGATGCAGGCACACCGCTAATTTCAGATCCTGGCTTTCATGTTGTACGACATCTTAGAGAGCAAAATCTAACCGTAGTTCCTGTGCCTGGTGCATGTGCTGCGATCGCTGCGTTATCGGTTGCTGGTTTACCTACAGATAGATTTGCTTTTGAAGGCTTTTTGCCTTCTAAGTCGGGGGCACGCCAAGCAAAGCTGAGCGAGCTTGCGAGTGAACCAAGAACTATGGTGTTTTATGATGCGCCACGCCGGGCCATAGATACAGTGCAAGATATAAATGATGTATTGGGTGGAAACCGTCAAATTGTTATTGCCAGAGAGCTAACCAAAACATTTGAAACTATTCATGCCGATTCTGCCGAAAATATTCTTGCTTGGCTTGATGGCGATCCAAATCAATTAAAAGGTGAAATGGTACTTATTATCGAAGGTGCTCATATTGATCCAAACGATATTCCCGAAGTAGCGATAAAAACCCTAAAGCTTTTACTGAGTGAGATGAAGCCGAAAACTGCCTGCGCCATCGCTGCCGAAATACACGGGGTGAAAAAAAACGCCTTGTATCAAATAGCCTTAGAGCTTAAATAA
- the sspA gene encoding stringent starvation protein SspA — protein sequence MAVAANKRSVMTLFSHADDMYSHQTRIVLAEKGVGVDIHLVEMDNLPEDLIDLNPYGTVPTLIDRELALYEAKIIMEYLDERFPHPPLMPVYPVARGRSRLMMHRIESDWYSLALTIISGSADDADKARNDLRESLLSIAPVLNEAPYFMSEEFSLVDCYLAPLLWRLPAFGIELSGQGSKELKNYMLRLFDRESFQASLTETERELRFGRPA from the coding sequence ATGGCTGTAGCCGCTAATAAACGCTCTGTCATGACCCTGTTTTCACATGCCGATGATATGTACAGTCATCAGACTCGTATCGTGCTTGCTGAAAAAGGTGTAGGTGTAGACATTCATTTAGTTGAAATGGACAATTTACCAGAAGATTTAATTGACTTAAATCCATATGGAACAGTACCAACATTAATTGATCGGGAACTAGCTTTATATGAAGCTAAGATCATTATGGAGTACTTAGATGAGCGTTTCCCACATCCACCACTAATGCCTGTTTACCCAGTTGCTCGTGGCCGCAGCCGATTAATGATGCACCGCATTGAAAGTGACTGGTATAGCCTGGCATTGACCATTATTTCTGGTAGTGCGGATGATGCAGATAAAGCGCGTAATGATTTACGTGAAAGCTTATTAAGCATTGCGCCAGTGTTAAATGAAGCGCCATATTTCATGAGTGAAGAATTTAGCTTAGTTGATTGTTATTTAGCTCCTCTATTATGGCGTTTGCCTGCATTTGGTATTGAATTATCAGGTCAAGGTAGTAAAGAGTTAAAGAACTACATGTTACGCTTGTTTGACCGTGAATCATTTCAAGCATCATTAACAGAAACCGAACGTGAATTACGTTTTGGTCGCCCAGCTTAA
- a CDS encoding cytochrome c1, whose amino-acid sequence MKKIIIALFTLLPTLAFAAGGGAPLDHANNDITDKASLRNGAETFMNYCLGCHQLQYQRYNRTFTDLDIDEQEGIETLMFTGEKVGDHITNTMPSKEAAAWFGAAPPDLTLAARFRSTDWLYTYLRSFYSDSSRPFGVNNATFKDVGMPHVFQQLQGVQELSAEAKAMLQLPAAEQRPLANSDLVLTQPGTLTPADYDIVVRDLVNFLEYTGEPSKVERHRLGYWVLGFLVILFIFSYLLKKEYWRDVH is encoded by the coding sequence ATGAAAAAAATAATAATTGCTTTATTTACCTTATTACCAACGTTAGCGTTCGCTGCTGGCGGTGGTGCACCGCTTGATCATGCTAATAACGATATTACTGATAAAGCGTCATTACGTAACGGCGCCGAAACATTTATGAACTATTGTTTAGGTTGTCACCAACTACAATATCAACGTTACAACCGTACGTTTACCGATTTAGACATCGATGAACAAGAAGGCATTGAAACGTTAATGTTTACCGGTGAAAAAGTTGGTGATCATATTACTAACACTATGCCTTCAAAAGAAGCTGCTGCTTGGTTTGGTGCTGCGCCACCAGATTTAACACTTGCTGCTCGCTTTAGAAGTACTGACTGGTTATACACATACCTTCGTTCTTTTTACAGCGACAGTAGCCGTCCGTTTGGCGTGAACAACGCGACATTTAAAGATGTTGGTATGCCCCATGTATTTCAACAACTACAGGGCGTACAAGAGTTAAGCGCTGAAGCAAAAGCTATGTTACAATTGCCAGCGGCAGAACAGCGTCCGCTTGCAAATTCAGATTTAGTTCTTACTCAACCGGGTACATTAACACCGGCTGATTACGATATTGTTGTTCGTGATTTAGTTAACTTTTTGGAATATACCGGTGAGCCAAGTAAAGTTGAGCGCCATCGTTTAGGTTACTGGGTACTTGGTTTCCTAGTAATTTTATTCATCTTTAGTTACTTATTGAAGAAAGAATATTGGCGCGACGTTCACTAA
- a CDS encoding YraN family protein has translation MLKCNNVTTKQQGAFFEQAALDYLLKQKLSLIERNFSCKLGEIDLIMQDQDVLVFIEVKYRKSTSFGEPFEMVSASKQKKICKTAQIYLQKHRLNEYNTFCRFDVVSIKGPTTSTEITWLKNAFNGV, from the coding sequence ATGTTGAAATGCAATAACGTCACAACAAAACAGCAAGGTGCTTTTTTTGAACAAGCAGCCTTAGATTATTTGCTAAAACAGAAACTTAGTTTGATAGAGCGTAATTTTAGTTGTAAATTAGGCGAAATTGACTTAATTATGCAAGATCAGGATGTTTTAGTTTTTATTGAAGTCAAATATCGAAAATCAACTAGCTTTGGTGAGCCTTTTGAAATGGTTTCAGCATCAAAACAAAAAAAAATTTGTAAAACAGCGCAAATATATCTGCAAAAGCATCGCTTGAATGAATATAATACCTTTTGTAGGTTTGATGTAGTCAGTATTAAAGGACCGACTACATCCACTGAAATTACCTGGCTGAAAAATGCCTTTAACGGAGTTTAA
- a CDS encoding BON domain-containing protein translates to MKKLAIAMISLTLLQGCAVAVIAGIGAGAASINDRRTLGAQVDDQSIEVKAHSLIAENAVLEEQTRVQVVSLNGTVLVVGQSPSKELRSQVISIISNIQGIRKVHNQIRIGNKTTFGTRTNDSWLTTKVKTELIASDKIDGSAIKVVTEDSEVFLMGLVKTNEANIAVDIVRHINGVSRVYKAFQTM, encoded by the coding sequence ATGAAAAAACTCGCTATTGCCATGATTAGCTTAACCTTGCTCCAAGGTTGTGCTGTAGCTGTTATTGCAGGTATTGGTGCCGGTGCGGCATCGATTAATGATCGCCGTACTTTAGGTGCACAAGTAGATGACCAATCAATTGAAGTTAAAGCGCATAGTCTAATTGCTGAAAACGCAGTACTTGAAGAGCAAACTCGTGTGCAAGTAGTGAGTTTAAATGGTACGGTTTTAGTTGTTGGGCAATCACCAAGTAAAGAGTTAAGATCTCAAGTTATCAGCATTATTTCCAACATCCAAGGCATTCGTAAGGTCCATAATCAAATCAGAATTGGTAATAAGACTACCTTTGGCACGCGTACTAATGATTCTTGGTTAACGACTAAAGTAAAAACTGAATTGATTGCTTCTGATAAAATTGACGGTAGCGCGATTAAAGTAGTGACGGAAGACTCTGAAGTCTTTTTGATGGGCTTAGTTAAAACCAATGAAGCAAATATTGCGGTAGACATTGTCCGCCACATTAACGGTGTTAGTCGCGTTTACAAAGCTTTTCAAACGATGTAA
- a CDS encoding penicillin-binding protein activator, which produces MKNTYLLLSLAILTLLYGCAAPVSDKRPSKQASAQVPPEVETIADSELSAMDLLSAATDESNNQATILLLQASAKFIYEQRLEQSLHISIELSKLELSKGQRNYNQLNMAEALFELGHTDLAAIELAKIEIASPAKRQLFLQASINVQQDLLVDGIISFLDYHQMYPVQSIDEASYLSSLFSQLTPWQKRALKKRSATGLNGWLAYTEIVAANAHNPANLNSSLSKWQSKYKQHPANLLTPALNAAALEVDNILNYINVAVLIPLSGREAALGKTIQAGIIAAYQLQPDRQLTFVDTNAKGMTDIVNQLHVIKPDFVIGPLLKQHVDSYLATNYQQIGDINTDLVDDEDLLSEPVPQPMTIETVETSVNIQSPQQQTHTWPTLLLNLPEHAFLSENQFALSMLPEDEASQAAFSLSQQGFKSPLILSQNTAIGKRMANSFALQWQKQTSSDASIIYYPSGNKMQQAVKTGLDVNLSDERIYLLRNRVKENVKAEARNRRDVDMIYMFATPDQARLLKPYIDVNISPFANAIPMYASSRSYNVNTDRNTRRDLNGLTFTEIPWLLPSKQVNPLMSADAKKIWPNRNSQLERIYAMGIDALQLIDKVKAMQLIPMLRHKGETGTLQMDTNRIISRSLSWGKYRTSRIQNVEMQ; this is translated from the coding sequence ATGAAAAACACTTATCTACTACTTTCCTTAGCTATTCTAACGTTATTATACGGTTGTGCAGCACCTGTTTCAGATAAAAGACCAAGTAAGCAAGCCTCAGCTCAGGTACCGCCTGAAGTAGAAACCATTGCAGACAGCGAACTATCTGCAATGGATTTATTATCAGCCGCAACTGATGAAAGCAATAATCAGGCAACAATTCTATTACTACAAGCCTCTGCAAAGTTTATTTATGAGCAACGCCTTGAACAATCCCTTCATATCAGCATTGAATTAAGCAAATTAGAACTTAGCAAAGGGCAAAGAAATTATAATCAATTAAATATGGCAGAAGCGCTATTTGAATTAGGCCATACAGACCTAGCAGCAATTGAGCTTGCTAAAATTGAAATCGCCTCCCCAGCTAAACGGCAGTTGTTCTTACAAGCTAGTATTAACGTGCAACAAGATTTATTGGTTGATGGCATTATCAGCTTTTTAGATTATCACCAAATGTACCCGGTGCAATCTATTGATGAAGCCTCTTATTTATCTTCATTATTTAGCCAGTTAACTCCTTGGCAAAAACGTGCCCTTAAAAAGCGTAGTGCCACAGGCCTTAATGGTTGGTTGGCTTATACTGAAATAGTGGCTGCTAACGCCCATAATCCTGCAAATTTAAATTCGAGCTTAAGCAAATGGCAAAGTAAATATAAACAGCACCCTGCCAATTTATTAACACCTGCTCTGAATGCTGCCGCGCTTGAAGTAGATAATATTTTAAATTATATAAATGTTGCCGTGTTAATTCCCTTATCAGGTAGAGAAGCGGCATTAGGGAAAACTATTCAAGCAGGTATTATTGCTGCTTATCAATTACAACCTGACCGACAGTTAACCTTTGTAGATACTAATGCTAAAGGCATGACAGATATTGTCAATCAATTACATGTAATCAAACCTGATTTTGTGATTGGCCCATTACTCAAACAGCACGTTGATAGCTACTTAGCGACTAATTATCAGCAAATAGGTGATATAAATACAGACCTAGTAGATGATGAAGACCTATTAAGTGAACCAGTACCTCAGCCCATGACAATAGAAACAGTCGAGACGAGTGTAAATATACAATCCCCCCAACAACAAACACATACTTGGCCAACCTTATTATTAAATTTACCTGAGCATGCATTTTTAAGTGAAAACCAATTTGCTTTATCTATGCTTCCTGAAGATGAAGCAAGTCAGGCTGCGTTTTCATTGAGTCAGCAAGGATTTAAATCACCGTTAATATTAAGTCAAAACACTGCTATAGGTAAAAGAATGGCCAACAGTTTTGCATTGCAATGGCAGAAACAAACCAGCAGTGATGCAAGTATCATTTACTATCCTAGCGGTAATAAAATGCAACAGGCGGTTAAGACGGGGTTGGATGTTAATTTATCAGATGAACGCATCTATTTACTGCGTAACAGAGTAAAAGAAAATGTTAAAGCAGAAGCAAGGAATCGACGTGATGTTGACATGATTTATATGTTTGCCACCCCCGATCAAGCAAGGTTATTAAAGCCGTATATTGATGTCAACATAAGTCCGTTTGCCAACGCTATTCCCATGTATGCAAGTTCAAGAAGTTACAACGTAAACACCGACAGAAACACGCGCAGAGATCTTAATGGTTTGACCTTCACTGAAATTCCCTGGTTATTGCCCTCTAAACAAGTAAACCCTTTAATGTCGGCAGATGCCAAGAAAATATGGCCAAACAGAAACAGCCAACTTGAACGCATATATGCAATGGGCATAGATGCGCTACAATTAATAGATAAAGTAAAAGCAATGCAGCTTATCCCAATGTTAAGACATAAAGGGGAAACAGGAACTCTACAAATGGATACAAATCGTATCATTAGCAGAAGTTTATCCTGGGGTAAGTATCGCACTTCACGGATACAAAATGTTGAAATGCAATAA
- a CDS encoding ClpXP protease specificity-enhancing factor: MTSNKPYLIRAFYDWILDNDLTPYIAVDANYPNVMVPEQYIDDGQIVLNIAPASVGAISMTGDVIEFSARFGGKVQSLYVPFEAVGAIYARENGVGSSFDIEYPEEVEEVLEQVETPKPEKKGKPTLSIVK, encoded by the coding sequence ATGACTTCTAATAAGCCCTATTTAATTAGGGCTTTTTACGATTGGATCCTAGATAACGACTTAACTCCTTATATTGCTGTGGATGCTAATTACCCCAATGTGATGGTGCCTGAGCAATATATTGATGATGGTCAGATCGTGCTTAATATTGCTCCTGCTTCTGTTGGAGCAATTTCGATGACAGGTGATGTGATTGAGTTTAGTGCTCGCTTTGGCGGTAAAGTGCAAAGCTTGTATGTACCTTTTGAAGCCGTAGGGGCAATTTATGCAAGAGAGAATGGCGTTGGCTCATCTTTTGATATTGAATACCCTGAAGAGGTCGAAGAAGTGCTTGAGCAAGTTGAAACTCCTAAGCCGGAGAAGAAGGGTAAGCCTACTCTTTCAATCGTAAAGTAA